The following are from one region of the Bradyrhizobium sediminis genome:
- a CDS encoding PQQ-dependent sugar dehydrogenase, with the protein MKSAFNRSIFALAAILVVAGASQATAQQKPLKKYESGTKEFWTHPPDDWFLGDENEAQRGLAPPSGPPTGASEAELAAMMKKIKLPAGFKIEVYASGVLAARQMAWGDKGTLFVGSFGLGNVYAITESGGKKTVKTVIKGLRMPTGLAFRDGALYVIDVDKLIKYENAEANLDKLGAGKVVYDDMPPYMAHGWKYIAVDKDGWFYLPFGPPFNIGLPPTSVSQIRRVDPKTGNAELVALGVRNSVGGDVDPRSGKYWFTENARDWMSDDMPSDKLNMISKMGEHFGYPYCHQGDLPDPKFAMGHKCSEFTPPVLKLGAHVAPLGMKFYTGDQFPAEYKNNIFIAEHGSWNRHKYQGARIKRVIVGADGKNAKQEIFASGWLEGDQGYLGRPADIVLAKDGSMFIADDWAGAIYRISYSKK; encoded by the coding sequence ATGAAATCGGCTTTCAATCGATCTATCTTTGCGCTCGCAGCAATCCTGGTTGTCGCGGGGGCCAGTCAGGCTACCGCGCAGCAAAAGCCGCTGAAGAAATACGAATCCGGCACCAAGGAATTCTGGACCCACCCGCCGGATGACTGGTTCCTCGGTGATGAAAACGAAGCCCAGAGGGGCCTCGCGCCGCCCTCGGGCCCGCCGACCGGCGCATCGGAAGCCGAACTCGCGGCGATGATGAAGAAGATCAAGCTGCCGGCGGGCTTCAAGATCGAAGTCTACGCATCCGGCGTGCTGGCCGCGCGGCAGATGGCCTGGGGCGACAAGGGCACGCTGTTCGTCGGCTCCTTCGGCCTCGGCAACGTTTACGCAATCACCGAAAGCGGCGGCAAGAAGACGGTCAAGACGGTCATCAAGGGACTGCGGATGCCGACCGGCCTGGCGTTTCGCGACGGCGCGCTCTACGTCATCGATGTCGACAAGCTGATCAAGTACGAGAATGCCGAAGCCAATCTCGACAAGCTCGGCGCCGGCAAGGTGGTCTATGACGACATGCCGCCCTATATGGCGCACGGCTGGAAATATATCGCCGTGGACAAGGACGGCTGGTTCTATCTGCCGTTCGGGCCTCCCTTCAACATCGGGCTCCCGCCGACCAGCGTCTCGCAGATCCGCCGCGTCGATCCCAAGACCGGCAACGCCGAACTGGTGGCGCTCGGCGTCCGCAACAGCGTCGGCGGCGACGTCGATCCGCGCAGCGGCAAATACTGGTTCACCGAGAACGCCCGCGACTGGATGAGCGATGACATGCCGAGCGACAAGCTCAACATGATCTCGAAGATGGGCGAGCATTTCGGCTATCCCTATTGCCACCAGGGTGACCTGCCCGATCCGAAGTTCGCGATGGGCCACAAATGTTCGGAATTCACCCCGCCGGTACTCAAACTCGGCGCGCATGTGGCTCCGCTCGGCATGAAGTTCTATACCGGCGACCAGTTCCCCGCCGAGTACAAGAACAATATCTTCATCGCCGAGCACGGCTCCTGGAACCGGCATAAATATCAGGGTGCCCGGATCAAGCGCGTGATCGTCGGGGCCGACGGCAAGAACGCCAAGCAGGAGATCTTTGCGTCGGGCTGGCTCGAAGGCGACCAGGGCTATCTCGGCCGGCCGGCCGATATCGTGCTCGCCAAGGATGGCTCGATGTTCATCGCCGACGATTGGGCCGGCGCGATCTATCGCATTAGCTACAGCAAGAAGTAG
- a CDS encoding 2-hydroxychromene-2-carboxylate isomerase — MSPTAPQFLFDFGSPNAFLSHEAIPAIEKRTGVKFEYVPILLGGIFKATNNRSPAETLAGVKNKPEFNALETERFLKRFQVRPYVWNPFFPVNTLNLMRAAVAAQLEGVFEKYVEAAFHHMWVEPKKMDDPEVAIEALTASGLDAAKLFARAQEPDVKAKLIENTQEAVERGAFGSPTFFVGKEMFFGKEQLREVEELIAGK; from the coding sequence TTGAGTCCGACCGCCCCGCAATTCCTGTTCGATTTCGGCAGCCCCAACGCTTTCCTCAGCCATGAGGCGATTCCGGCGATCGAAAAGCGGACCGGCGTGAAATTCGAATATGTGCCGATCCTGCTCGGCGGCATCTTCAAGGCCACCAACAACAGATCCCCCGCCGAAACGCTTGCCGGCGTCAAGAACAAGCCCGAGTTCAACGCGCTGGAGACCGAACGCTTCCTGAAGCGCTTCCAGGTCAGGCCCTACGTCTGGAACCCGTTCTTTCCGGTCAACACCCTCAATCTGATGCGTGCTGCCGTCGCTGCGCAGCTGGAGGGCGTGTTCGAGAAATATGTCGAAGCGGCGTTTCATCACATGTGGGTCGAACCCAAAAAGATGGACGACCCCGAAGTGGCGATCGAGGCGCTCACGGCGTCCGGCCTCGATGCGGCAAAGCTGTTCGCACGCGCGCAGGAGCCGGACGTCAAGGCGAAGCTGATCGAGAACACGCAAGAAGCAGTCGAGCGCGGCGCATTCGGCTCGCCGACCTTCTTCGTCGGCAAGGAGATGTTCTTCGGCAAGGAGCAGTTGCGCGAGGTCGAGGAACTGATTGCGGGGAAGTAA
- a CDS encoding c-type cytochrome codes for MALVGILLVAAIVGAGPAQAADIAAGKQKAELCIACHGEGGISQTENVPSLAGQPDLFIQWQLVFFRAGTRKNQQMQPIIEQLNNEDIRNLGAYFASLTPPKGKVDDNPSLSRKGAQAAAGRRCAACHTDSYAGTKAVARVAGQRQEYLLKALHDYKSGVRSGGGMAAMADVAYSLSEEEIEALAHYLAHL; via the coding sequence ATTGCCTTAGTCGGGATCTTGCTGGTTGCGGCCATTGTTGGTGCCGGTCCGGCCCAAGCCGCCGACATCGCCGCCGGCAAGCAAAAGGCCGAACTGTGCATCGCCTGTCACGGTGAAGGCGGCATTTCGCAGACCGAGAATGTTCCCTCGCTCGCGGGCCAGCCCGATCTGTTCATTCAGTGGCAACTGGTTTTCTTTCGGGCCGGTACACGCAAGAACCAGCAGATGCAGCCGATCATCGAACAGCTCAACAATGAGGATATCCGCAATCTCGGCGCCTACTTCGCCTCGCTCACCCCGCCCAAGGGGAAAGTAGACGACAATCCGAGTCTATCCCGCAAGGGCGCGCAGGCCGCCGCGGGGCGGCGCTGCGCCGCGTGCCATACCGACAGCTATGCCGGGACCAAGGCGGTCGCCCGCGTCGCCGGCCAACGCCAGGAATACCTCTTGAAGGCGTTGCACGACTACAAGTCGGGGGTGCGATCCGGCGGCGGCATGGCGGCGATGGCGGACGTCGCCTATTCCCTCAGCGAAGAGGAAATCGAGGCATTGGCCCATTATCTTGCGCATTTGTAG
- a CDS encoding glutathione S-transferase family protein, which produces MLTVHHLNNSRSQRVLWLLEELGVPYEIVRYQRQPDMRAPAELRAIHPLGKSPVITDSGNTIAESGAIAEYIVDTYGEGRLIPPPKTPERLRYTYWLHYAEGSAMSPLLLKLLFTLMPKRAPALLRPLVRKVCNQALTTLVNPQLKQHMAYWEGELGKSEWFAGREFTAADIQMSFPLEAAAARGGLEQGHPRSMAFLERIHARPAYKRALEKGGPYTIGRG; this is translated from the coding sequence ATGCTCACCGTCCATCATCTCAACAACTCTCGCTCCCAGCGCGTGCTGTGGTTGCTGGAAGAACTTGGCGTTCCCTACGAGATCGTCCGCTATCAGCGACAGCCGGACATGCGGGCGCCGGCGGAACTGCGCGCGATTCACCCGCTCGGCAAATCGCCTGTCATTACCGACAGCGGCAACACCATCGCCGAGTCAGGCGCGATCGCCGAATACATCGTCGACACCTATGGCGAGGGACGCCTGATCCCGCCGCCGAAGACGCCGGAGCGGCTGCGCTACACCTACTGGCTGCACTACGCCGAGGGCTCGGCAATGTCGCCGCTGCTGTTGAAGCTGCTGTTCACGCTGATGCCGAAGCGCGCGCCGGCGTTGCTGCGCCCGCTCGTTCGCAAGGTCTGCAATCAGGCGCTGACCACGCTGGTCAACCCGCAGCTCAAGCAGCACATGGCGTACTGGGAAGGCGAACTTGGCAAAAGCGAATGGTTCGCCGGCCGGGAGTTCACGGCCGCCGACATCCAGATGAGCTTCCCCTTGGAAGCCGCCGCTGCGCGCGGCGGGCTCGAGCAGGGCCACCCCCGGTCGATGGCTTTTCTCGAACGCATTCACGCCCGGCCGGCTTACAAGCGCGCGCTGGAAAAAGGCGGGCCGTATACGATCGGACGGGGATGA
- a CDS encoding DUF2235 domain-containing protein, which produces MSRNIVLLSDGTGNSAAKVWRTNVWRTFEALDLSDNDQVAFYDDGVGTSSFKPLAVLGGAFGFGLKRNVIDIYKFACRNYRDEDDRLFGFGFSRGAFTIRVVIGLILNQGLVTAQDEAELDKKAHAAYRQYRRERYHTVWHIEDLFRWIRDLFLPKDYDKADNRPVSRVSFVGVWDTVAAYGMPLDEMTRGISRYIWPLELPNHALDRDRVMRACQALALDEERTTFHPELWDERVEPPGEFDPDKERFIKDEQISQVWFAGVHSNVGGGYPDDTLAYIPFVWMITEAQRCGLKFKSDAVPPPAVPADPDTFKNAVSKRDKDGRLYDPRQGLGGYYRYGPRKLVQLCNYKYSKNADDQVVIERPKIHEAVFRRISNHTHAYAPVGLPPVYDVVKENGAIVTPVQYGFETDNDARLRADAQEHIWNEIWKRRIVYFATVAATLWLFAFPLLRSAPRSDEYSSPIRWVSDIIRIVGNFLPGFAETWINGFARSPGQFVALLLLVAGLTWLGARIASRISDRMGAIWRGIPVAPPGLPDNWIYRLRSSPYYIALHEGLKRRWAPAFFAALFVYLGVTFASHLLYNVQDVAGWTCVEDGAAKGLARGEKREVEFVTSNLCNRTGVFVEGNGAKYHVEIKATSPWRDGGIPSELGGFYTTDAPAWHQRVALMLGGPLRRELTRPWFRLVLRYGATGGEEVFLDPDPEDGTIEEVIRPTRKGELFVFVNDAVIGIPGLCDFFYRNNEGAAKLTITRR; this is translated from the coding sequence ATGAGCCGGAACATCGTCTTGCTGTCCGACGGCACCGGCAATTCCGCGGCGAAGGTCTGGCGCACCAATGTCTGGCGCACCTTCGAGGCGCTCGATCTGTCGGACAACGACCAGGTCGCGTTCTACGACGACGGCGTCGGCACCTCGTCGTTCAAGCCGTTGGCGGTTCTCGGCGGCGCGTTCGGCTTCGGCCTCAAGCGCAATGTCATCGACATCTATAAATTCGCCTGCCGCAACTATCGCGACGAAGACGACCGCCTCTTTGGATTCGGCTTCAGCCGCGGTGCCTTCACGATCCGCGTCGTCATCGGCCTCATTCTCAATCAGGGACTGGTGACGGCCCAGGATGAAGCGGAACTCGACAAGAAGGCCCACGCCGCCTACCGCCAATACCGGCGCGAGCGGTACCATACGGTCTGGCACATCGAGGATCTCTTCCGCTGGATCCGCGATCTGTTTCTGCCGAAGGATTACGACAAGGCCGACAATCGTCCGGTCTCAAGGGTCAGCTTCGTCGGCGTCTGGGACACCGTTGCCGCTTACGGAATGCCGCTGGACGAGATGACGCGCGGCATCTCCAGGTACATCTGGCCGCTTGAGCTTCCCAACCATGCGCTCGACCGCGACCGCGTGATGCGCGCCTGTCAGGCGCTCGCACTCGACGAAGAACGAACCACGTTTCATCCGGAACTATGGGACGAGCGGGTCGAGCCTCCCGGCGAATTCGATCCGGACAAGGAACGCTTCATCAAGGACGAGCAGATCAGCCAGGTCTGGTTCGCCGGCGTGCATTCCAACGTCGGCGGCGGCTATCCGGACGATACGCTGGCCTACATTCCCTTCGTTTGGATGATCACCGAGGCGCAACGTTGCGGTCTGAAGTTCAAGTCGGATGCCGTTCCGCCGCCCGCTGTGCCGGCGGACCCCGATACGTTCAAGAACGCGGTCTCGAAGCGCGACAAGGACGGCCGCCTTTACGATCCTCGCCAGGGATTGGGCGGCTACTACCGCTACGGGCCACGCAAGCTGGTCCAGCTCTGCAACTACAAATACTCGAAGAATGCAGACGACCAAGTCGTGATCGAGCGGCCGAAGATCCACGAAGCCGTGTTCCGGCGGATAAGCAATCATACGCACGCCTATGCCCCGGTCGGCTTGCCGCCCGTCTACGACGTCGTCAAGGAAAATGGCGCCATCGTCACGCCCGTTCAGTACGGCTTCGAGACCGACAACGACGCCAGGCTGCGCGCTGACGCTCAGGAACATATCTGGAATGAAATCTGGAAACGCCGGATCGTGTATTTCGCGACGGTGGCGGCCACGCTGTGGTTGTTTGCCTTTCCGCTGCTCCGCAGCGCGCCGCGATCCGACGAATATTCCAGTCCGATACGCTGGGTATCCGATATCATCCGCATCGTCGGCAACTTCCTGCCCGGCTTCGCCGAGACCTGGATCAACGGCTTTGCGCGCAGCCCCGGCCAGTTCGTCGCGCTGCTGCTTCTGGTCGCCGGCCTGACATGGTTGGGAGCCAGAATCGCATCGCGGATATCCGACCGCATGGGCGCGATCTGGCGGGGAATTCCCGTTGCGCCACCAGGCCTGCCGGATAACTGGATTTACCGCCTCCGCAGCAGTCCATATTACATTGCGCTGCACGAGGGATTGAAGCGCAGATGGGCGCCGGCCTTCTTCGCGGCGCTGTTCGTATACCTCGGAGTCACTTTCGCCAGTCACCTGCTCTACAATGTTCAGGACGTTGCGGGCTGGACCTGCGTCGAGGACGGCGCCGCCAAGGGCCTTGCGCGAGGCGAAAAGCGCGAAGTCGAGTTCGTAACCTCGAACCTCTGCAACAGGACCGGGGTTTTCGTCGAGGGCAACGGCGCGAAGTATCACGTGGAAATCAAGGCGACCTCGCCCTGGCGCGACGGCGGCATTCCGTCGGAGCTCGGTGGATTCTACACCACGGATGCGCCAGCCTGGCATCAACGCGTGGCGCTCATGCTCGGCGGTCCGCTCCGCCGTGAACTGACGCGGCCGTGGTTCAGGCTGGTCCTCCGCTATGGCGCGACCGGCGGCGAGGAAGTGTTTCTCGATCCTGATCCCGAGGACGGGACAATCGAAGAGGTCATCAGACCGACCCGCAAGGGCGAATTGTTCGTCTTCGTCAATGACGCGGTGATCGGCATCCCCGGGCTTTGCGATTTTTTCTATCGCAACAATGAGGGCGCCGCAAAATTGACAATCACCCGGAGATGA
- a CDS encoding GIY-YIG nuclease family protein, with product MNSEDKKAAIAAYKERKTVAGIYVIRCSTSGQVWVGQTPNLDTIQNRIWFSLRMGSNSNRELQNAWTAHGGNDFTFEAIERLKDEELAYVRDTLLKERAAHWRSVLNGSVV from the coding sequence ATGAATAGCGAAGACAAGAAAGCGGCCATCGCCGCCTACAAGGAACGCAAAACCGTCGCCGGGATCTACGTCATTCGCTGCAGCACCTCGGGTCAGGTCTGGGTTGGCCAGACGCCAAATCTCGACACCATCCAGAACCGGATCTGGTTCTCGCTCCGAATGGGTAGCAACTCCAACCGCGAACTCCAGAATGCATGGACCGCGCATGGCGGCAACGATTTCACCTTCGAGGCGATCGAGCGGCTGAAGGACGAGGAACTCGCTTACGTCAGAGACACGCTCTTGAAAGAACGCGCGGCGCATTGGCGGTCGGTGCTGAACGGATCGGTCGTCTAG
- the panE gene encoding 2-dehydropantoate 2-reductase — protein sequence MRILVVGAGAIGGYFGGRMLEAGRDVTFLVRPKRAAELASAGLVIKSPNGDVTLKNPPTVQAGKFDEKFDVVLLSCKAFDLDDAITSFAPAVGPQTAIIPLLNGMLHLDVLDARFGRERVLGGLCAIAATLNEAREVVQLNPMQSLNFGERDGKLSDRVRAIAEVMASGRFGSVASENIVQEMWEKWVFLASLAASTCLMRSSVGNILAAPGGKDFILGVLDECSEVAEAEGHAPSGPFFQRTRGLLTAEGSQITASMFRDIKAGAPVEADHVIGDLIARGDAAKVPVPRLRIAYTHLKAYEKQRG from the coding sequence ATGCGCATTCTCGTGGTCGGCGCCGGCGCCATCGGCGGATATTTCGGCGGCAGGATGCTCGAGGCCGGCCGCGACGTCACGTTCCTGGTCCGCCCCAAGCGCGCCGCCGAACTGGCCTCCGCCGGCCTCGTGATCAAGAGTCCGAACGGCGACGTGACGCTGAAGAATCCACCCACCGTGCAGGCGGGCAAATTCGACGAAAAATTCGACGTCGTATTGCTGAGCTGCAAGGCGTTCGATCTCGACGACGCCATCACGTCGTTTGCGCCGGCGGTCGGGCCGCAGACCGCGATCATCCCGCTACTCAACGGCATGCTGCATCTCGACGTGCTCGACGCCAGATTCGGACGCGAGCGCGTGCTGGGCGGGCTCTGCGCGATCGCCGCCACCCTCAATGAGGCGCGCGAGGTGGTTCAGCTCAATCCGATGCAATCGCTCAATTTCGGCGAACGCGACGGCAAGTTGTCGGACCGGGTCCGCGCCATCGCCGAGGTGATGGCGAGCGGCCGGTTCGGTTCGGTGGCCAGCGAAAACATCGTGCAGGAAATGTGGGAGAAATGGGTATTCCTCGCCTCGCTGGCGGCCTCGACCTGCCTGATGCGCAGCTCGGTCGGCAACATCCTCGCGGCGCCCGGCGGCAAGGATTTCATCCTCGGCGTGCTCGATGAATGCAGCGAGGTTGCTGAAGCCGAGGGCCATGCGCCGAGCGGGCCGTTCTTCCAGCGCACGCGCGGCTTGCTGACCGCCGAAGGCTCGCAGATCACCGCGTCGATGTTTCGCGACATCAAGGCGGGCGCGCCCGTCGAGGCTGATCACGTGATCGGCGATCTGATTGCGCGCGGCGATGCCGCCAAGGTGCCGGTGCCAAGGCTGCGCATCGCCTACACGCATCTCAAGGCGTATGAGAAGCAACGGGGGTGA
- a CDS encoding SDR family oxidoreductase codes for MTSLKGKTLFISGASRGIGLAIALRAARDGANIAIAAKTAEPHPRLKGTIYTAADEVRAAGGKALPVLCDIREEAQVMAAIDKTVAEFGGIDICVNNASAISLTNSQATDMKRFDLMMGINTRGTFMVSKYCIPHLKKAANPHILMLSPPLDMQAKWFEHSTAYTMAKFGMSMCVLGLSAELKSAGVAVNALWPRTTIATAAVGNLLGGDAMMRASRTPEIMGDAAYAIFTRPSREFTGQFCIDDKVLYESGVRDFERYRVDPKVTLMSDFFVPDDDVPPPGVTVRALPSVGEAQKAR; via the coding sequence ATGACTTCGCTCAAGGGCAAGACGCTGTTCATATCCGGCGCCAGCCGCGGCATCGGGCTGGCGATCGCGCTGCGCGCCGCGCGCGACGGCGCCAATATCGCGATCGCCGCCAAGACAGCGGAGCCGCATCCGAGACTCAAGGGCACGATCTACACCGCCGCCGACGAAGTTCGCGCCGCCGGCGGCAAGGCGCTGCCGGTCCTCTGCGATATCCGCGAGGAAGCCCAGGTGATGGCGGCGATCGACAAGACCGTCGCTGAATTCGGCGGCATCGATATCTGCGTCAACAATGCCAGCGCCATCAGCCTGACCAATTCCCAAGCAACCGACATGAAGCGGTTCGACCTGATGATGGGCATCAACACCCGCGGCACCTTCATGGTGTCGAAATACTGCATCCCGCATCTGAAGAAGGCCGCAAACCCGCACATCCTGATGCTGTCGCCGCCGCTCGACATGCAGGCGAAATGGTTCGAGCACTCCACGGCCTACACCATGGCAAAGTTCGGCATGAGCATGTGCGTGCTCGGCCTGTCTGCCGAGCTGAAATCCGCAGGTGTCGCCGTCAACGCACTGTGGCCGCGCACCACCATCGCCACCGCCGCGGTTGGAAATCTCCTGGGCGGAGACGCCATGATGCGCGCCAGCCGGACGCCTGAGATCATGGGCGATGCCGCCTATGCCATTTTCACCAGACCGTCGCGTGAGTTCACCGGGCAGTTCTGCATCGACGACAAGGTACTCTATGAAAGCGGTGTGCGCGACTTCGAGCGTTACCGGGTCGATCCGAAGGTCACGCTGATGTCGGACTTCTTCGTGCCCGACGACGACGTCCCGCCGCCCGGCGTCACCGTCAGGGCGCTGCCTTCCGTTGGCGAGGCCCAGAAGGCTCGCTAG
- the ggt gene encoding gamma-glutamyltransferase, protein MVLFTAERRRFLAAIALVAAFCLPAGAQERREYLPPPTGTVHAVAAEHGMVVAQEKIGARIGADILRQGGNAIDAAVATGFALAVTYPRAGNIGGGGFMVIHSAERQEDVAIDYRETAPAAATRDMFLGADGKPDIAKSRDSALSIGVPGTVAGLALALEKYGSGKFTLADLLKPAIELARDGFIIADDMADTLPAIARRLARWPASAKIFSRADGTSLREDDRLVQADLAATLSAIAAQGSRGFYEGPVAERLAAGIRDAGGIMTTDDLKSYQPVIRAPVRGSYRGFDIISMPPPSSGGVVLLETLNILEGFPMPEMKRGSAASLHVMIEAMKRAYADRARYLGDPDFISAPVATLMSKEYAAKQRASIDLDRATPWTDVLAATPPREGSNTTHFSVVDSRGNAVSNTYTLNFPYGVGLVADGTGVLLNNELDDFTAAPGASNAFGLVGFEANLPGPGKRPLSSMSPTIVLKDGKPVLVTGSPGGSRIISTVLQVIVNVLDYGMDVAQAVAAPRLHHQWLPDVVRVERGFADDTLAALREKGHQVIEPLGQTSANSIAVTPSGLLGAPDPRTRGAEAAGQ, encoded by the coding sequence ATGGTTTTGTTCACAGCCGAGCGGCGCAGGTTCCTTGCGGCAATCGCACTGGTTGCTGCGTTTTGCCTGCCAGCGGGCGCACAGGAGCGGCGCGAGTACCTTCCTCCGCCCACGGGCACCGTTCATGCCGTTGCCGCCGAACACGGCATGGTGGTCGCGCAGGAGAAGATCGGCGCACGAATAGGGGCCGATATACTGAGGCAGGGCGGCAATGCCATCGACGCCGCAGTGGCGACCGGCTTTGCGCTGGCAGTGACCTATCCGCGCGCCGGTAATATCGGTGGCGGCGGCTTCATGGTCATCCATTCGGCGGAGCGCCAGGAGGACGTCGCCATCGACTATCGCGAGACCGCGCCGGCGGCCGCCACGCGCGACATGTTCCTTGGCGCCGACGGCAAGCCTGACATCGCCAAGTCGCGCGATTCCGCGCTCAGCATCGGCGTGCCCGGCACCGTTGCCGGCCTGGCGCTGGCGCTGGAAAAATACGGCTCCGGCAAATTCACGCTGGCGGATCTGCTCAAGCCGGCAATCGAGCTGGCGCGCGATGGCTTCATCATTGCCGACGACATGGCCGACACCTTGCCCGCGATTGCGCGGCGGCTGGCACGCTGGCCGGCCTCGGCCAAAATATTCTCGCGCGCCGACGGCACCTCCTTGCGCGAAGACGACAGGCTGGTCCAGGCCGACCTGGCGGCAACGCTTTCGGCTATCGCAGCACAGGGATCGCGCGGTTTTTACGAAGGCCCGGTCGCCGAAAGGCTGGCGGCGGGGATTCGCGACGCCGGCGGCATCATGACGACGGACGATCTGAAATCGTATCAGCCCGTGATTCGCGCGCCGGTGCGCGGCAGCTACCGCGGCTTCGATATCATCTCGATGCCGCCGCCCTCGTCGGGCGGCGTCGTGCTGCTGGAGACATTGAACATCCTGGAAGGGTTTCCGATGCCGGAGATGAAGCGGGGTTCGGCCGCTTCGCTGCACGTTATGATCGAGGCGATGAAACGCGCCTATGCCGATCGTGCGCGCTACCTCGGCGACCCCGACTTCATCAGCGCGCCGGTCGCAACGCTGATGTCGAAGGAATATGCCGCCAAACAGCGCGCCAGCATCGATCTCGATCGCGCGACGCCATGGACCGATGTGCTGGCGGCAACGCCGCCGCGCGAAGGCAGCAACACCACGCATTTCTCGGTGGTGGACAGCCGCGGCAACGCCGTCAGCAATACCTACACGCTGAATTTCCCCTATGGGGTCGGCCTGGTCGCCGACGGCACCGGCGTGCTGCTCAACAACGAACTCGACGACTTCACCGCGGCGCCCGGTGCCTCCAATGCCTTCGGTCTGGTCGGGTTCGAGGCCAATTTGCCCGGCCCGGGCAAGCGCCCGCTGTCGTCGATGTCGCCGACCATCGTGCTCAAGGACGGCAAGCCGGTGCTGGTGACGGGATCGCCCGGCGGCAGCCGCATCATCTCGACGGTGCTGCAGGTGATCGTCAACGTACTCGATTACGGCATGGACGTCGCGCAGGCGGTGGCGGCGCCGCGCCTGCACCATCAATGGCTGCCGGATGTGGTCCGGGTCGAGCGCGGCTTCGCCGACGACACGCTGGCCGCGCTCAGGGAAAAAGGCCATCAGGTGATCGAACCGCTCGGCCAGACCTCGGCCAATTCGATCGCCGTGACGCCGAGCGGATTGCTCGGCGCACCCGATCCGCGTACCCGTGGCGCGGAAGCCGCGGGACAATAG
- a CDS encoding DUF2239 family protein: MNPGPDPAYIAFDGDRCIASGDLREVARAAKEALDRRKDASVLVFDGSSGGPIDLDFRGSVEDVLARLPKAADAPAREDDAAPPAPRGPGRPKLGVVAREVTLLPRHWEWLAQQNGGASVALRRLVDEARRANRDKDRIRHAREAAYRFIAAMAENKPHYEEVARALFAGDAERFQAWTASWPADVRDHARRLAAAAFEREAQEGAAG, encoded by the coding sequence ATGAATCCGGGACCCGACCCCGCCTACATCGCCTTCGATGGCGACCGCTGTATTGCATCCGGCGATCTGCGCGAGGTTGCCCGCGCAGCCAAGGAGGCGCTCGACCGACGCAAGGATGCATCGGTGCTGGTGTTCGACGGCAGCAGCGGCGGCCCGATCGACCTCGATTTTCGCGGCTCGGTCGAGGATGTGCTGGCGCGATTGCCCAAAGCGGCTGACGCGCCTGCCCGGGAAGATGATGCCGCGCCGCCCGCACCACGCGGCCCCGGCCGTCCCAAACTCGGTGTGGTCGCGCGCGAAGTCACGCTGCTGCCGCGGCACTGGGAATGGCTGGCGCAGCAGAATGGCGGCGCGTCGGTAGCGCTGCGCAGACTGGTCGACGAGGCCAGGCGCGCCAACCGGGACAAGGACCGCATCAGGCACGCGCGGGAAGCGGCTTACCGCTTCATCGCCGCAATGGCGGAAAACAAGCCGCATTACGAGGAAGTGGCGCGCGCGCTGTTTGCAGGCGACGCCGAACGATTTCAGGCATGGACCGCCTCCTGGCCCGCCGACGTGCGCGATCACGCGCGCCGGCTCGCCGCAGCGGCGTTCGAGCGCGAAGCGCAGGAGGGCGCCGCCGGTTGA